A genomic stretch from Neomonachus schauinslandi chromosome 16, ASM220157v2, whole genome shotgun sequence includes:
- the CBLN1 gene encoding cerebellin-1: MLGVVELLLLGAAWLAGPARGQNETEPIVLEGKCLVVCDSNPTSDPTGTALGISVRSGSAKVAFSAIRSTNHEPSEMSNRTMIIYFDQVLVNIGNNFDSERSTFIAPRKGIYSFNFHVVKVYNRQTIQVSLMLNGWPVISAFAGDQDVTREAASNGVLIQMEKGDRAYLKLERGNLMGGWKYSTFSGFLVFPL, from the exons ATGCTGGGCGTCgtggagctgctgctgctgggggcgGCGTGGCTGGCGGGCCCGGCCCGCGGGCAGAATGAGACGGAGCCCATCGTGCTGGAAGGCAAGTGCCTGGTGGTGTGCGACTCCAACCCCACGTCCGATCCCACGGGCACAGCTCTGGGCATCTCTGTACGCTCTGGCAGCGCCAAGGTGGCTTTCTCTGCCATTAGAAGCACCAACCACGAGCCGTCCGAGATGAGTAATCGCACTATGATCATCTACTTTGACCAG GTACTAGTGAACATCGGGAACAACTTTGATTCAGAACGCAGCACTTTCATCGCCCCGCGCAAAGGGATCTACAGTTTTAACTTCCACGTGGTTAAAGTCTACAACAGACAGACCATTCAG GTGAGCCTCATGTTAAACGGGTGGCCGGTGATTTCAGCCTTTGCTGGTGACCAGGACGTAACCCGGGAGGCCGCCAGCAATGGAGTTCTAATCCAGATGGAGAAAGGCGACCGAGCATACCTCAAGCTGGAGCGGGGGAACTTGATGGGCGGCTGGAAGTACTCGACCTTCTCCGGATTCCTGGTGTTTCCCCTCTGA